In the genome of Flexistipes sinusarabici DSM 4947, one region contains:
- the nqrE gene encoding NADH:ubiquinone reductase (Na(+)-transporting) subunit E: MAEHLLSLLVKSIFVENIALAFFLGMCTFLAVSKQVETAKGLGLAVILVQTVTVPANNIIYQFLLRKGALSWLGFPNVDLTFIGLVTYIVVVAGIVQVLEMAIDRFFPKLYVSLGIFLPLITVNCAILGGSLFMVQRDYNFAESVVFGFGSGTGWALAIIALAGIREKMKYSDVPKGLEGIGITFIVAGIMSIAFMLFSGIKL, translated from the coding sequence TAGCTCTGGCTTTTTTCCTCGGTATGTGCACATTTTTGGCTGTTTCAAAACAGGTGGAAACGGCAAAAGGACTGGGATTGGCTGTTATCCTTGTGCAGACAGTTACCGTTCCGGCAAACAATATTATTTATCAGTTTCTGCTTAGAAAAGGCGCCCTTTCATGGCTGGGTTTTCCCAATGTGGATCTTACCTTTATTGGTTTGGTTACATACATTGTAGTGGTGGCGGGGATTGTACAGGTTCTGGAAATGGCTATAGACAGATTTTTCCCAAAACTTTATGTATCCCTTGGAATCTTTCTGCCGCTTATAACGGTGAACTGTGCTATTCTGGGAGGCTCACTTTTTATGGTTCAAAGGGATTATAATTTCGCAGAAAGCGTGGTATTCGGCTTCGGCTCAGGAACCGGCTGGGCTCTGGCAATTATCGCTTTGGCAGGGATAAGGGAAAAGATGAAATACAGTGATGTGCCCAAAGGTCTTGAAGGTATTGGCATAACATTTATAGTAGCCGGAATAATGTCCATTGCATTTATGCTTTTTTCCGGTATCAAACTGTAA
- a CDS encoding HD domain-containing phosphohydrolase — MNENVTVLVVDDEDYIRDSVKIILETEGFHVICTDNGKEALDILSAHYVDIVLSDIQMPEMDGITLLKEVKNRFKDVEILLVTGYPSLDSAVESVKIGAFDYITKPFKVDDFVNKIQKALDSKKLKRQVLELKQIVSIYDSSNFFSKTLNHDEILSQLQSVIKNELKISSFYIKLFTRQIEKAHNFDEDFKNFLNDKFSYKRSLITFSENESKIGHYKKNDQDINYIILPMFGTKGLWGIFAAYNKGAHTFRDIDVNVLNIYVSQCSMALQNSLSYEDLSKGYAETITSLSKAVDAKDHYTRGHSENVKNYSLMIVDEMKFNEEFRNLMFYAGLLHDIGKIGVPIDIIIKPGKLTDYEYGEMKKHSIFGKEILEPIEFLGDVPQYVLYHHEKINGTGYPYGLVKDEIPLGARILQVSDSFDAMTTDRSYRPRMKITEAVQELDDCTGTQFDPEIVKAFKSALKGDGII; from the coding sequence ATGAATGAAAATGTTACTGTTCTTGTTGTGGATGATGAGGATTATATCAGAGACAGTGTAAAAATAATTCTCGAAACGGAAGGTTTTCATGTTATTTGCACAGATAACGGAAAAGAAGCTTTGGATATTTTGTCCGCTCATTATGTGGATATAGTCCTCTCCGATATCCAGATGCCTGAAATGGACGGCATTACTCTTCTAAAAGAGGTTAAAAACAGATTTAAAGATGTTGAGATTCTGCTCGTTACAGGTTATCCCAGTCTGGACTCTGCTGTGGAAAGTGTCAAGATAGGTGCTTTTGATTATATAACAAAACCATTTAAAGTGGATGACTTTGTTAATAAAATTCAGAAGGCTCTGGACAGTAAGAAACTTAAACGGCAGGTTCTTGAGCTTAAGCAGATTGTTTCAATCTACGATTCCAGCAATTTTTTCTCGAAAACACTCAATCACGATGAAATACTCAGTCAACTTCAAAGTGTGATAAAGAATGAGCTGAAAATCTCCAGTTTTTATATAAAACTTTTTACACGTCAGATTGAAAAGGCTCACAATTTTGATGAAGACTTTAAAAATTTTCTGAATGACAAGTTCAGCTACAAACGCTCTCTGATAACTTTTTCTGAAAATGAATCAAAAATAGGACATTACAAAAAAAACGATCAGGATATCAACTATATAATTCTGCCAATGTTTGGAACCAAAGGCTTATGGGGGATCTTTGCAGCATACAATAAAGGGGCTCACACCTTCAGGGATATTGACGTTAATGTTCTTAATATCTATGTCAGTCAATGCTCCATGGCTTTGCAGAATTCTCTGTCTTACGAAGATTTATCAAAAGGATATGCGGAGACTATTACATCGTTGTCCAAAGCGGTTGATGCCAAGGATCACTATACGCGGGGGCACTCAGAGAATGTGAAAAATTATTCGCTGATGATTGTGGATGAAATGAAATTTAATGAAGAATTCCGCAATCTTATGTTTTATGCAGGGCTTCTGCATGATATTGGGAAAATCGGTGTCCCAATAGATATTATAATAAAGCCTGGCAAGCTGACAGATTATGAGTATGGGGAAATGAAAAAACATTCTATCTTCGGCAAGGAAATTCTGGAACCTATTGAATTTCTCGGAGATGTTCCTCAGTATGTGTTGTACCATCATGAAAAAATAAACGGTACGGGATATCCCTACGGATTGGTGAAAGATGAAATACCGCTGGGAGCCAGAATACTTCAGGTCTCTGACTCTTTTGATGCGATGACAACTGACAGAAGTTACCGTCCGAGAATGAAAATAACAGAAGCGGTTCAGGAGCTTGATGATTGTACGGGAACACAGTTTGACCCGGAAATTGTTAAAGCATTCAAAAGCGCTTTGAAAGGAGACGGTATTATATGA
- the nqrF gene encoding NADH:ubiquinone reductase (Na(+)-transporting) subunit F has translation MTEIILGIVFFVAIILLLVGMIIQAKRRLVPSGVFDVVINDEDDEPLKVSANEKLLFALADNDIYVPSACGGGGTCGQCKVKVMEGGGEILPTEKSHINIREAKEGYRLSCQLSVKNDLKLELPPEIFKAKEWHCEVISNKNVATFIKELILKLPEEMDFEAGGYTQMKVPPYHVKFSEFDIDEKFHEDWTSAGLWDIESKVDEEIMRAYSMASYPLEEGVLKLNVRIATPPLNEKNIPPGKASSYIFGLKPGDKVTVLGPFGDFMASNTDAEMIFIGGGAGMAPLRSIIFDQLLRVKTDRKISFWYGARSKREIFYEEDFDKLEEEYDNFSWKIALSDPLDEDNWEGYTGFIHTVVYENYLKDHPAPEDVEYYLCGPPMMLKSALKMLDDLGVEEENIRFDDFGG, from the coding sequence TTGACTGAAATTATACTTGGAATTGTTTTTTTTGTTGCGATTATTCTGCTTCTTGTGGGTATGATTATACAGGCAAAAAGACGCCTTGTTCCTTCGGGTGTTTTTGATGTCGTTATTAACGACGAAGATGATGAGCCTCTGAAGGTTTCCGCCAATGAAAAGCTGTTGTTTGCTCTGGCTGACAACGATATTTATGTTCCTTCAGCCTGCGGCGGGGGCGGAACGTGTGGTCAGTGCAAGGTAAAGGTGATGGAAGGCGGCGGAGAGATTTTGCCTACGGAAAAATCCCATATTAATATACGTGAGGCGAAAGAGGGGTATCGGCTTTCGTGTCAACTTTCTGTAAAAAATGATCTAAAATTAGAGCTGCCCCCGGAGATTTTTAAAGCCAAAGAGTGGCACTGCGAAGTAATTTCCAACAAAAATGTGGCGACTTTTATTAAAGAGCTTATTTTAAAACTGCCGGAAGAAATGGATTTTGAAGCAGGAGGATACACACAGATGAAAGTACCTCCATATCATGTGAAATTTTCCGAATTCGATATTGATGAAAAATTTCATGAAGACTGGACAAGTGCCGGTTTGTGGGATATTGAGTCTAAAGTGGACGAGGAAATTATGCGGGCTTATTCTATGGCTAGCTATCCCCTTGAGGAAGGTGTCCTTAAACTTAATGTCAGAATTGCAACCCCGCCTTTGAATGAAAAAAATATCCCGCCTGGGAAAGCTTCCTCTTATATTTTTGGCTTAAAACCGGGTGACAAGGTCACAGTTTTGGGGCCGTTCGGTGATTTTATGGCTTCGAATACCGATGCCGAAATGATTTTTATAGGCGGCGGTGCCGGTATGGCTCCTTTAAGATCAATCATTTTTGATCAGCTTTTACGTGTCAAGACGGACAGAAAAATCAGCTTTTGGTACGGAGCCAGGAGTAAAAGAGAAATTTTTTATGAAGAGGATTTCGATAAGCTTGAGGAAGAGTATGACAATTTTTCCTGGAAGATAGCCCTTTCAGATCCTTTGGATGAGGATAACTGGGAAGGCTATACCGGTTTTATTCATACTGTGGTTTATGAAAACTATCTGAAAGATCACCCGGCTCCTGAAGATGTGGAGTATTATCTGTGCGGTCCTCCTATGATGCTGAAATCGGCCTTGAAAATGCTTGATGATCTCGGGGTTGAAGAAGAAAATATTAGATTTGATGATTTTGGTGGATGA
- a CDS encoding J domain-containing protein, with the protein MENSKLSIYYKILGISEGAPASEIRSHYLELCKKYHPDKLQNESAEKQKEAEEHFRLINEAYEILSSINKAGFDYKSKPDTSDMEARDIGRAYFIKGIHFYKEGDINNALDAFVNAYRKDNSKPEYIRYVIKCLLTKERRLHEAKEYCLKLLKIEFYNAENFYLMGLIYKNANLIEAASEYFHKAKRMGFNNNLVDIQLNEIEPKSFKKKIKKIFKKST; encoded by the coding sequence ATGGAGAATAGTAAACTTTCAATTTACTACAAAATTTTGGGAATTTCAGAAGGGGCACCTGCTTCGGAAATACGCAGCCACTACCTTGAGTTGTGTAAAAAATATCACCCTGACAAACTACAAAATGAAAGTGCGGAGAAGCAGAAAGAGGCTGAGGAACATTTCAGATTAATCAATGAAGCTTACGAAATACTATCGAGTATCAACAAAGCGGGTTTCGACTATAAATCCAAACCCGATACATCCGATATGGAAGCCAGGGACATCGGCAGAGCCTATTTCATCAAGGGGATTCATTTTTATAAAGAAGGTGATATCAACAATGCTCTGGATGCATTTGTAAATGCATACCGAAAGGATAATTCCAAACCGGAGTATATTCGATATGTTATCAAATGTTTGCTTACAAAGGAACGAAGACTCCATGAAGCAAAAGAGTATTGCTTGAAATTGTTAAAAATTGAATTTTATAACGCTGAAAATTTTTATTTAATGGGATTAATATACAAAAATGCCAATCTTATCGAAGCCGCTTCAGAATATTTCCATAAAGCCAAACGAATGGGCTTTAACAATAATTTAGTGGATATTCAGCTCAACGAAATTGAACCAAAAAGTTTCAAAAAGAAAATCAAAAAGATATTCAAAAAATCTACATGA